The following proteins are encoded in a genomic region of Pseudophryne corroboree isolate aPseCor3 chromosome 3 unlocalized genomic scaffold, aPseCor3.hap2 SUPER_3_unloc_7, whole genome shotgun sequence:
- the LOC134984609 gene encoding uncharacterized protein LOC134984609 gives MELTNGNVFGISDDDMITYLSHTDTHLYQPLKRPVDQGLRRREPHGLECANGSDVEMIQKSYPTYSESPKSQNSYSPNRPCVETNFEKYMRGEQWRPMPSQESESPAEFSIDTFDENLFNMDQNGYCCILTDDELIEEADRRTSTPDTTTHSTDDKENQHRHLPNRHLRLADSKPLIMNQVYSTMDPRSRVSGVPRTTHWVNEKPKHRGVKRKLEYNDKTVPKRRRLTAVQEVPISCNINKFKMLPDQNDDDEQMNCVSAKTVDTEIAKGKRVNRLSKKYKIRHTKENRVIITSVIQNDPIIIPDTPVEPIIIPDTPVETIIIPDTQVDPIILPDTQVDPVINTDVVYDLLQDAQPLYISDVEAVDNHECVDISDVPNKEVRASVVESRSAATDDVVAGPSGIDDRQQQRPLRLRTMDVNDDCPLGVGSTGMGGNRQNATCKPTRAEIASKASELKYNALIGSIWRETAYTNHASTGLLTQLSEIMHSGKRDQRALNKLIKRYLGIAVERSNLVRETCDFLEDNSFGKKTSK, from the exons ATGGAG ctAACAAACGGCAATGTTTTCGGAATATCTGATGATGACATGATCACGTATCTTTCGCATACTGATACACATCTTTATCAACCGCTAAAAC GTCCTGTCGATCAAGGACTGAGAAGAAGAGAGCCACATGGGTTAGAGTGTGCTAATGGTTCTGATGTTGAAATGATTCAGAAGTCCTATCCGACGTACTCGGAGTCACCGAAATCGCAAAATAGCT ATAGTCCAAACCGACCATGCGTGGAAACGAACTTTGAAAAGTATATGCGCGGTGAGCAATGGCGACCGATGCCGTCACAGGAGTCGGAATCTCCAGCTGAGTTTTCTATCGATA catTCGATGAAAATTTATTTAACATGGATCAGAACGGCTATTGTTGCATATTGACGGATGATGAGCTGATCGAAGAAGCAGACCGACGTACAAGCACACCCGATACAACGACGCACAGCACCGATGACAAAGAGAATCAACACAGACATCTGCCGAACAGACATTTACGCCTGGCTGATTCTAAGCCATTGATAATGAATCAAGTGTACAGTACAATGGACCCAAGAAGTCGTGTGAGTGGCGTTCCGCGCACTACGCATTGGGTGAATGAAAAACCTAAACATCGAGGTGTGAAGAGGAAATTGGAATATAATGACAAAACTGTGCCTAAAAGAAGGAGATTGACTGCAGTACAAGAGGTGCCAATTAGCTGCAACATCAACAAATTCAAGATGTTGCCCGATCAGAATGACGATGATGAACAAATGAACTGTGTTAGTGCTAAAACTGTTGACACAGAGATTGCAAAAGGTAAGAGGGTCAATAGGCTCTCAAAAAAGTACAAGATCAGACATACAAAAGAAAATAGGGTTATAATAACATCAGTCATTCAGAATGATCCCATTATAATACCAGATACACCGGTTGAACCCATTATAATACCAGATACACCGGTTGAAACCATTATAATTCCAGACACACAGGTTGACCCCATTATATTACCAGATACGCAGGTTGACCCCGTTATAAATACAGATGTCGTTTATGATTTACTTCAAGACGCACAGCCACTTTATATATCTGACGTAGAGGCTGTGGATAATCATGAATGTGTTGATATTTCAGATGTTCCAAACAAAGAGGTTAGAGCATCTGTGGTTGAGTCACGTTCTGCAGCGACGGACGATGTTGTTGCCGGTCCATCGGGTATTGATGATAGACAACAACAACGGCCGCTGCGCCTGAGAACAATGGATGTTAATGACGACTGTCCATTAGGCGTAGGTTCAACAGGTATGGGTGGTAATCGACAAAATGCTACATGCAAACCCACAAGGGCAGAGATTGCTAGTAAAGCAtctgaattaaaatataatgcTTTGATAGGGTCTATTTGGAGAGAGACAGCTTACACAAACCATGCGTCTACAGGACTGTTAACACAACTATCAGAAATAATGCACAGCGGCAAACGGGACCAGCGAGCGCTTAATAAACTTATTAAACGCTATCTGGGGATCGCTGTAGAACGGAGCAATCTAGTCAGGGAAACATGTGATTTCCTAGAGGACAACTCATTCGGTAAAAAAACATCGAAATGA